The window TCGACGCCCGGCCGCGACACTGGCCTGGCTCCCGTTGACACCGCGAACACCAGGTCTCCGTCGAACGGTGTATGTGAAGGCTGGATGGCCCGCGCCAGCCCGTCATGCGCCGCCACCGCCAGCCGCGTCAGTGCCGCCTTGTCCATCGCACAATCAGTGGCGACGACAGCAATCGTCGTGTTCGCCCCCTCCCCCCTGTCCAATGCCATTTTCGTGTGGGCGGCGGTCAGAGGCGCAAACGGTCCCGGCGGCACACCCAGACCGCCGAACTCCTGGCCAATCTCGTAACCAGCCGCCCAGAACCGTCTCTCGCCCGGCGGCGTCACACAGCCCACCGGGTTGACGACCACCAATGCACCGACCGTATAGCCACTGGCCAGCACGGCGGAGGCGGAGCCAAGCCCACCCTTCAGACGCGCCGTCAGCGCCCCCGTTCCGGCCCCGGCTGTTCCCAGCGCGAAGTCGCCACCCGCCGCCCGGTACGCCTGCCGCCCCAGAGCGGCGTAGGGGTTCGCCTGCCAGTCCTTGCGCCCTCCGTTCAACAGATCGAAAATGATGGCGCCCGGCACGATCGGCACTTTCGCTGGCCCGACAGCAAAGCCGCGCCCGTCTGCCCGCAATCCATCCATCACGCCGGATGGCGCATCCAGTCCGAACGCCGACCCGCCCGACAGCACCAGTGCATCCACTGCCGGCACCGTCTTGTCCGGTGCCAGCAGCGCGATATCCCGCGTTCCAGGTGCGCCCCCACGGATATCCACCGCCGCCGTGAACGGCGCATCGGCGACAAGGCAGGTAACCCCTGACTTCAGAACATCATCCTCGGCATTGCCGACCCGCAAGCCTTCGACATCGGTAATCAGGTTTCGGGCTCCCGGCTGCATATCAGATCGTCTCTTTGGTGACGGCGGTCGCAGGATCGCCCGTGTTCGGCGTATTTCTCGGCTCGATGATAAGCAGATGCGCCTCTTCGCGCGCCACGGGCCGATGCTCCACCCCCTTCGGGACAACAAACATCTCTCCGGCCCGCAGCGTTACCGTTTCCGCCAGCATCTCGATGTCGATCTCGCCTTCCAGCACGAGGAACAGGTCATCCGTGTCCGCGTGATCGTGCCAGACGAATTCGCCTTTCACCTTCACCACCATCAGATCGTTATCATTGTATTGCCCGACAATTCTCGGAGCCCAGTGTTCATCGAATGACGCAAGTTTCCCTGCCAGATTGATTGCCTTCATCACCCGTTCCTCAGATACAACGCCCGCCATCGACTTCCATGGCCACTCCAGTGATCATCCCGGCCTCGTCGGAACACAGGAAGGTGGCGGCGTAGCCGAGATCTTCGGGGGTGGAGAAGCGGCCGATGGGAATGGTCGCCAGAAACTTGGCCCGCATTTCCGGCGTGTCCTCGCCCATGAAACTCTTGAGCAGCGGCGTTTCGCCCGCCACCGGGTTCAGAGCGTTCACGCGAATGCCGAACGGTGCCAGTTCCACCGCCATCGCCTTGGTTGCCGTGATCATCCAGCCCTTGGAGGCATTGTACCAGTTCAGGTTCGGGCGCGGCGAAACTCCCGCCGTAGAGGCGATGTTGAGAATGGCACCTGAACCGGCCGCCTTCATTCTGGGCACCAGATGCCGGGCACACAGGTAGACAGATTTCGCATTGACGGCCAGCACACGGTCGAACTCCGCCTCCTCCACGGTCTCCATCGGCGCTGGCAGGTGGGTGATACCGGCATTGTTGACGAATATGTCGATCCCGCCCAGCGTCGCCTCTGCCGCCTCGATCATGGAGGCCATGCTCTCGTTCTCGGAAACATCAACCTGCAGCGCCGCCGCTCCCACGTCCTTGGCCAGTGCCTCGGCGGCGTCAAGGTTGATGTCTGCCGCCGCGACATCCGCACCCTCGGCCACGAACCGACGCACGATTCCGGCCCCGAATCCCGATGCCCCGCCAGTCACCACGGCCCGCTTGCCCTGCAATCTCATCCTTTTAACTCCCACCCCGTTTCCTGCAGTGTCGGCGGATTTCGCGGCGTTTCCAACCCCGCTCAACGCCGCCGCACGCGCGGCACTGTAGAAAGGCGCGAATTCGCCCGGCTGGGACGGTGATCGGGGTGCCCCTCCGTCCGTCGCCAGTATGCCTGCGCCCCGCGCCGCTGCCATGGGCGGTATGCCAGTGCCAGTCCGGCCACGAAACCGCCTGCATGCGCCCAGTAGGCAACGCCCCCGCCCGTCCCCGGTGTCGAAACTCCGCTCCAGACCTGTAGCCCGAACCAGACAGTCAGCACCAGCCATGCGGGCAGGGCGACAACGCGAAAGAAGATGATGATAATGAACAGAACGTCCACCCGCGCCCGTGGGAACAGCAACAGGTATCCACCCATCACCCCGGCAATCGCGCCCGAGGCGCCGACCATCGGAACCGGGCTGAACGGGCCCGCGGCGAACTGCGCCAGCGCTGCCGCCAATCCCGCCAGCAGGTAAAAGGCCAGAAATCCGAAATGACCGAAAAGATCCTCCAGATTGTCGCCAAATATCCACAGGAACAGCATGTTGCCGATCAGGTGCAGCCAACCGCCGTGCAGGAACATCGACGTCAGAAAAGTATGAAACCCCTCGCCATACCAGAGCCGCGCCGGGATCAGCCCGTACTCGCCGAAGACGGCAAAGGATACCTGCGGGTCCGACAGTCGGAACCCGTAGCCGAGAAAGACAATACAGTTGATCGCGATCAGCGCTACCGTCACGACCGGCAACCGGCGTGAAGGGTTGTGGTCGCGGAGCGGAATCACCGCGCGTATGTCCTCTCGCCAAAAATGGCGGAGCCAACGCGCACATGTGTCGCGCCGAGGGCGATGGCCGATTCAAAGTCGCCACTCATGCCCATCGACAACCCTTCGAGCCCGTTACGCGCGGCAATCTTCGCCAGCAGTGCGAAATGCAGGCTCGGCTCCTCGTCCACCGGTGGGATGCACATCAGGCCCATTACCGGCAGATCCATGCCTCGACACAGTTCCACAAAAGCGTCCGTGTCTTCCGGCAGCACGCCTGCTTTCTGCTCCTCCGCCCCCGAATTCACCTGCACGAACAAGTCTGGGCACCGGCCCATCGCCTGCGCCTGATCTGCGATCTTGCGCGCGAGTTTTTCCCGATCCAGTGAATGGATCGCGTCGAATAGCTCCATCGCCTGCTTGGTCTTGTTGGACTGCAACGGCCCAACCAGATGCACCGAAATTTCCCCGTAGGCCTCCCGAAACCCCGGCCATTTTCCAGCCGCTTCCTGAACCTTGTTCTCCCCAAACAGCCGGTGACCGTCCGCCAACAC of the Algicella marina genome contains:
- a CDS encoding P1 family peptidase yields the protein MQPGARNLITDVEGLRVGNAEDDVLKSGVTCLVADAPFTAAVDIRGGAPGTRDIALLAPDKTVPAVDALVLSGGSAFGLDAPSGVMDGLRADGRGFAVGPAKVPIVPGAIIFDLLNGGRKDWQANPYAALGRQAYRAAGGDFALGTAGAGTGALTARLKGGLGSASAVLASGYTVGALVVVNPVGCVTPPGERRFWAAGYEIGQEFGGLGVPPGPFAPLTAAHTKMALDRGEGANTTIAVVATDCAMDKAALTRLAVAAHDGLARAIQPSHTPFDGDLVFAVSTGARPVSRPGVDALELGHAAAVVLARAVARGVHAARPMPGDPMPVWASSPT
- a CDS encoding cupin domain-containing protein; this encodes MKAINLAGKLASFDEHWAPRIVGQYNDNDLMVVKVKGEFVWHDHADTDDLFLVLEGEIDIEMLAETVTLRAGEMFVVPKGVEHRPVAREEAHLLIIEPRNTPNTGDPATAVTKETI
- a CDS encoding glucose 1-dehydrogenase; translated protein: MRLQGKRAVVTGGASGFGAGIVRRFVAEGADVAAADINLDAAEALAKDVGAAALQVDVSENESMASMIEAAEATLGGIDIFVNNAGITHLPAPMETVEEAEFDRVLAVNAKSVYLCARHLVPRMKAAGSGAILNIASTAGVSPRPNLNWYNASKGWMITATKAMAVELAPFGIRVNALNPVAGETPLLKSFMGEDTPEMRAKFLATIPIGRFSTPEDLGYAATFLCSDEAGMITGVAMEVDGGRCI
- a CDS encoding rhomboid family intramembrane serine protease — its product is MIPLRDHNPSRRLPVVTVALIAINCIVFLGYGFRLSDPQVSFAVFGEYGLIPARLWYGEGFHTFLTSMFLHGGWLHLIGNMLFLWIFGDNLEDLFGHFGFLAFYLLAGLAAALAQFAAGPFSPVPMVGASGAIAGVMGGYLLLFPRARVDVLFIIIIFFRVVALPAWLVLTVWFGLQVWSGVSTPGTGGGVAYWAHAGGFVAGLALAYRPWQRRGAQAYWRRTEGHPDHRPSRANSRLSTVPRVRRR
- a CDS encoding YggS family pyridoxal phosphate-dependent enzyme, encoding MGLAEIRARVAAAEEKAGRAPGSVKLIAISKVQPDERVRAVLADGHRLFGENKVQEAAGKWPGFREAYGEISVHLVGPLQSNKTKQAMELFDAIHSLDREKLARKIADQAQAMGRCPDLFVQVNSGAEEQKAGVLPEDTDAFVELCRGMDLPVMGLMCIPPVDEEPSLHFALLAKIAARNGLEGLSMGMSGDFESAIALGATHVRVGSAIFGERTYAR